In Chamaesiphon minutus PCC 6605, a genomic segment contains:
- a CDS encoding DUF7221 family queuine tRNA-ribosyltransferase-like protein, whose amino-acid sequence MQHFYSGWHQINSGESGTKHFPRCLVSASRLQSRRSLFPIQNWILDCGTYSRFHSHGQHLPIDIYVALVKTWQHHGCLDAWVSQDWLCHRAILKITNMSIYQHQQLTIDRYDRLLNCNLSAYLMPVLQGDRPIDYVCHLEDYGDRLALGQWVGVGSIAHLPPKQIAQILLQIKSERPDLRLHGFGVKLRALAQPLIWDLLYSADSAAAGLYRGNGQLKYCDSNNPLTAVTYAANIREPNPTIFRQITISK is encoded by the coding sequence ATGCAGCACTTCTACAGCGGCTGGCATCAAATTAATAGCGGGGAAAGTGGTACCAAGCACTTTCCCCGCTGTTTAGTTTCTGCCTCTAGATTGCAATCGCGCCGCAGTTTATTTCCCATTCAAAATTGGATCTTAGACTGCGGTACATATTCAAGGTTCCATTCACATGGTCAACATTTACCAATCGATATCTATGTCGCCCTTGTCAAAACTTGGCAACATCACGGCTGTTTGGATGCTTGGGTGAGCCAAGATTGGTTGTGCCACCGCGCCATCCTTAAAATCACAAACATGTCAATCTATCAACATCAACAGTTGACGATCGATCGTTACGATCGACTTCTCAATTGCAACCTGTCAGCTTACTTGATGCCAGTTCTACAAGGCGATCGACCGATCGACTATGTTTGCCATCTCGAAGATTATGGCGACCGCTTGGCTCTAGGTCAATGGGTGGGAGTGGGTAGCATCGCACACTTGCCGCCAAAGCAAATCGCCCAAATCCTCCTGCAAATTAAGTCGGAACGTCCCGATCTTCGGCTGCACGGCTTCGGTGTTAAACTCCGTGCCTTAGCACAGCCATTGATTTGGGACTTGTTATACTCTGCCGATAGTGCCGCTGCGGGACTGTATCGTGGCAACGGACAACTTAAATACTGTGACAGCAACAATCCACTAACTGCTGTTACCTATGCGGCTAATATCAGAGAGCCAAATCCAACGATTTTTCGACAAATAACTATTAGTAAATAG
- a CDS encoding DUF932 domain-containing protein, giving the protein MKTGLTLIELAEELTAQQESKRDFHAPTSSLSMLGNGNFQLETNNGSEEMPATDYAHAQMASRIQVPKPYYDRMRAQSPELLSTNVNHWLGQKQGETSLIRTLRSQMRAFLSNRYRIVDNHEILAMVMPELAEMGDGIQIASCNVTDEKMYLKVINTNIEAAISVGDPVQAGFVLSNGELGNGSISVEPFIYRLVCTNGLTLKDAKQRKNHAGRANESTDLYAIDTVQAIDNAFKLKIRDLVRSAISITTFRDAVADLQASKNDLITGHSAKAVELTAKAIGLNSDESSSVLDHLIRSGDLSRFGMLNAVTRTAEDIPSYDRATEIERLGSSVLYLPQSTWREVATACN; this is encoded by the coding sequence ATGAAAACCGGATTAACTCTCATCGAACTCGCCGAAGAACTCACCGCACAGCAAGAGTCCAAGCGCGATTTCCACGCTCCAACTTCTAGCTTGAGTATGCTCGGCAATGGTAACTTTCAACTCGAAACCAACAATGGTAGCGAAGAAATGCCAGCGACCGACTACGCCCACGCACAAATGGCCAGCCGCATCCAAGTTCCAAAGCCATATTACGATCGGATGCGCGCCCAAAGCCCCGAACTCTTGTCCACAAATGTCAATCATTGGTTGGGTCAAAAGCAAGGCGAAACCTCGCTGATTCGTACTTTGCGGAGCCAGATGCGAGCTTTCTTGAGCAATCGCTATCGGATCGTGGACAACCACGAGATTTTAGCGATGGTAATGCCTGAGCTGGCTGAAATGGGTGATGGGATTCAGATTGCAAGCTGCAACGTTACTGATGAGAAGATGTATCTCAAAGTTATTAACACCAACATTGAAGCTGCTATCTCCGTTGGCGACCCAGTTCAAGCAGGATTCGTGCTATCGAATGGCGAACTCGGCAATGGCTCGATCTCGGTCGAACCCTTTATCTATCGCTTAGTTTGCACCAATGGCTTAACGCTCAAAGATGCCAAGCAGCGGAAGAATCATGCGGGTCGTGCGAATGAAAGCACTGACTTGTATGCGATTGATACCGTGCAAGCGATCGATAACGCCTTCAAGCTGAAGATTCGCGATTTGGTGCGGAGTGCGATTAGCATCACTACCTTCCGCGATGCTGTTGCCGATCTGCAAGCCTCTAAGAATGACCTCATCACTGGCCATTCGGCAAAGGCTGTCGAGCTTACCGCCAAAGCAATTGGTTTAAACAGTGACGAATCGAGTTCGGTTCTCGACCATTTGATTCGCTCTGGTGACTTGTCTCGATTTGGCATGTTGAATGCAGTGACTCGTACCGCTGAAGATATCCCCAGCTACGACCGTGCCACAGAAATCGAGCGGTTGGGTTCGAGCGTTCTGTACTTACCTCAAAGCACCTGGCGCGAGGTAGCAACTGCTTGTAATTAG
- a CDS encoding SAM-dependent methyltransferase has protein sequence MRTIDNPAQLKLDLFAPHLVAQSDNIPEVRYLHPQPVSSRNLKLADKLEKLAATMQTTIDSKLHPAIGQQNITARRSRIATGMREEGERLAVIQRWLEGLAQSHRTGTCPSQFASIDNRKKLEDFATICRWYEDDSKYLQNSFAHNYSIVERLAQFGIKSKDEAIATVQLLDSLCSGNPAPEIDRSVEKANELRRRAIYTQVPDFFPTPPEVIDQILEFANVEASHRVLDPSAGGGDICLAVRALGVSAIDCFEVNTDLHQALTLLGFQPHGRDFLAATPRPIYDRVLMNPPFSGDAYIDHVRAAYNWLAPSGELVAVLPNDYRKSRSTKRREFADWLDEMGASDYANPANAFTKSDHRCQVSTHLIHLKH, from the coding sequence ATGAGAACCATCGATAACCCAGCCCAGCTCAAGCTAGACCTATTTGCACCGCATCTCGTAGCACAGAGCGATAACATCCCAGAAGTCCGATATCTACATCCTCAACCAGTATCGAGCCGTAATCTCAAACTAGCTGATAAGTTAGAGAAACTAGCTGCCACAATGCAGACAACCATCGACTCGAAACTGCATCCCGCAATCGGGCAACAAAACATCACCGCCCGTCGCTCGCGGATTGCCACTGGAATGCGCGAAGAAGGCGAACGGTTGGCAGTCATCCAGCGATGGCTTGAAGGACTCGCTCAGTCACATCGCACTGGTACCTGTCCTAGTCAGTTTGCCAGTATCGATAACCGCAAAAAGCTAGAAGATTTCGCCACCATTTGCCGCTGGTATGAAGATGATTCCAAGTATTTGCAAAATTCCTTTGCTCACAATTATTCGATAGTCGAACGACTCGCACAGTTTGGCATTAAATCGAAGGATGAAGCGATTGCCACTGTGCAACTATTGGATAGTCTATGCTCTGGCAATCCCGCACCTGAGATCGACAGGTCTGTGGAAAAGGCGAACGAGCTGCGTCGTCGAGCGATTTATACCCAAGTGCCCGACTTCTTCCCGACTCCGCCAGAAGTAATCGATCAGATACTAGAGTTTGCCAACGTGGAGGCAAGTCATCGCGTTTTAGATCCCTCTGCTGGTGGGGGCGATATCTGCCTTGCCGTCCGTGCTTTGGGCGTATCGGCTATCGATTGTTTCGAGGTTAATACAGATCTACACCAAGCACTCACCCTACTCGGATTTCAGCCACATGGTCGAGATTTTCTTGCCGCTACTCCGCGACCGATTTACGATCGCGTTCTGATGAATCCGCCATTTTCTGGAGATGCTTACATCGACCACGTTCGAGCTGCCTATAACTGGCTGGCTCCTAGCGGCGAGCTGGTTGCCGTATTGCCTAATGACTATCGGAAGAGTCGAAGTACCAAGCGGCGAGAATTTGCTGACTGGTTGGACGAGATGGGAGCTAGCGATTATGCCAATCCTGCCAATGCTTTCACCAAAAGCGATCATCGCTGCCAAGTATCGACCCATCTAATTCATCTCAAACATTAA
- a CDS encoding DUF5895 domain-containing protein, producing MTTQPVRDRFASPEYCNPNAKLPYIQSLRGENPGECGFFVSLEQMGKASWLNVPETLDSYTFSSGAIEKGLIFRQPRMLVIPKSALLAARSVKGENGSSELELLGKYSEFKGQAGVSNIQIFEVLLLDGDNCPLHEIPFQYIAKGATQATFSFHYQQLLLEITTCHAQANGISARPKTLEFNALCVFEFEVTRELAGNGQKAPACKVASHTKPTMDDWTNFFLGRNDELADRVFQLLDIPVSNAVLAAAKPIAQIAPASPEPVQTLTTDDGEDEADIPF from the coding sequence ATGACTACTCAACCAGTCCGAGATCGCTTTGCCTCACCCGAATATTGCAATCCCAATGCCAAGCTCCCATACATTCAAAGCCTCCGAGGTGAAAATCCTGGCGAATGTGGGTTCTTCGTCAGCCTCGAACAAATGGGAAAAGCAAGCTGGCTAAATGTACCCGAAACTTTGGATAGCTATACCTTCTCTAGTGGCGCGATCGAGAAGGGCTTGATATTTCGCCAGCCTCGAATGCTTGTAATACCCAAGTCGGCACTGCTAGCGGCTCGAAGTGTCAAAGGCGAAAACGGTAGCTCCGAGTTGGAACTGCTTGGAAAATACAGTGAATTCAAAGGTCAAGCTGGTGTCTCTAACATCCAGATCTTTGAAGTGCTATTGCTCGATGGCGACAATTGCCCCCTGCACGAAATCCCCTTCCAGTACATCGCCAAAGGTGCTACCCAAGCGACTTTCTCGTTCCACTATCAGCAGTTGCTCCTAGAGATAACTACTTGTCATGCCCAAGCTAACGGCATCTCTGCACGTCCGAAGACCCTCGAATTTAACGCCTTGTGCGTATTCGAGTTTGAAGTCACGCGCGAGCTGGCGGGTAACGGTCAGAAAGCACCTGCTTGTAAGGTTGCCAGTCATACCAAGCCCACGATGGATGACTGGACGAACTTCTTTCTGGGTCGCAACGACGAACTGGCCGATCGCGTATTTCAATTGCTGGATATCCCCGTAAGTAACGCAGTACTCGCCGCCGCCAAGCCCATTGCCCAGATCGCTCCTGCCTCCCCTGAGCCAGTCCAAACCCTTACTACCGATGATGGTGAGGACGAAGCTGACATCCCATTCTAG
- a CDS encoding helicase-related protein codes for MTISTSLPSSASIVSCRDRLWVVMPQANSELMQLRPIGGSEDQICAVYQLLKELDPITSAEFPLPNPDTIGDRTSFQLLLDAARLNLRAGASPFRCLGKLSVYPRPYQLVPLLMALRLPTVRMLIADDVGIGKTVEAGLIARELLDRQEIHRTVVLCPPQLCQQWQKELKQKFQIDAVVVRSSTAAKLERGLPSGKHIFEYYPHIIVSLDYVKSDRHRVSFMAHCPDFVIVDEAHTCSNSSADGSAQQQRYRLIEEIARQEKRHLVLLSATPHSGIETGFLSLISLLKPEFGKIDLSNFALSERAELAKYFVQRRRGDIKQWLGAETPFPDRDSTEVSYQLSKPYQQLYSEVYDFARNLVKTTDGLSKAKQQGRYWSALAILRCVMSSPAAAIATLGKQIENRTLAGIEEIDDELMSTYIYDRTEQEQCSDATPPIEMQAQEGERRKLRQFLKDAGAISPKDDRKLQTTIAWVKARLDEGLNPIVWCRYLATAKYVSEQLTQELTKKKSSQVRIIAITGEQSEDEREERLAELATYPQRVMVATDCLSEGVNLQNHFQAAIHYDLPWNPNRLEQREGRIDRYGQAAPVVKTCLLYGSDNKIDLAVLDVLIRKAVSIRKTLGITVPLPIDSSTIQTAIFKSLFEQPSSVQQLSLDLFQAGSPVAEVHSRWDKAVDREKQSRTKFAQQSIKPGEIDTELQAANRILGSSEDVERFVRTACERLGNSLKREKKYWVMATPPQCLKSIVEKIVGDKPLQMTFQSSPIDGVEYIGRNHPIVERLASFLLEETLTDKQNPTAARCGYVITDRVKVRTNLLLLRLRHLIGDLDAGGISTPPLMAEECIVAGFTGAPSNPQWLSPEAALELLQSAEATANATDGQKQREVKDLLDRYPELSPDLEILARERAEELGDTYARIRAITKGKRSIVHPQMPMDLLGLLILTPG; via the coding sequence ATGACAATATCTACCAGCCTCCCTTCGTCCGCATCAATTGTCTCTTGTCGCGATCGGCTTTGGGTGGTAATGCCCCAGGCTAACTCAGAATTAATGCAACTGCGCCCTATTGGTGGCAGTGAAGACCAAATCTGTGCGGTTTATCAACTGTTAAAAGAGTTAGACCCGATTACCTCGGCGGAATTTCCTCTTCCCAATCCAGACACGATCGGCGATCGCACCTCATTTCAATTACTACTTGATGCGGCACGGCTGAATCTTCGGGCTGGAGCGAGTCCATTTCGATGTTTGGGTAAATTGTCGGTTTATCCACGTCCATATCAGTTGGTACCGCTGTTGATGGCTCTGAGACTGCCAACGGTACGGATGTTAATCGCTGATGATGTGGGAATTGGGAAGACGGTTGAGGCTGGTTTGATTGCGCGGGAATTGCTCGATCGACAGGAGATCCACCGGACTGTGGTTTTATGTCCGCCCCAACTGTGTCAGCAGTGGCAAAAGGAATTAAAACAGAAGTTTCAAATCGATGCGGTGGTGGTCAGATCTAGTACCGCAGCTAAGTTGGAGCGAGGATTACCTAGTGGCAAACATATCTTTGAGTATTATCCGCACATTATCGTTAGCTTGGACTATGTGAAGTCCGATCGACATCGAGTGAGTTTCATGGCGCACTGTCCCGATTTTGTAATTGTGGATGAGGCGCATACTTGTAGCAACAGCAGTGCGGATGGTTCGGCGCAACAGCAGCGGTATCGATTGATTGAGGAAATTGCCCGACAGGAAAAACGCCATCTGGTTCTACTCAGTGCGACTCCCCATAGTGGGATTGAAACTGGATTCTTGTCGTTGATTAGCTTGCTCAAGCCTGAATTTGGCAAGATCGATCTGAGTAATTTCGCGCTCTCAGAACGGGCAGAATTAGCTAAATATTTCGTGCAGCGGCGGCGGGGTGATATTAAGCAGTGGTTGGGGGCGGAAACACCATTTCCCGATCGAGATTCGACGGAGGTTAGTTATCAACTCTCCAAGCCTTATCAGCAACTATATAGCGAGGTGTATGACTTTGCGCGGAATTTAGTCAAAACTACCGATGGTTTGAGTAAAGCCAAGCAGCAGGGGCGATATTGGTCGGCATTAGCTATTCTTCGGTGCGTGATGTCTTCTCCAGCAGCGGCGATCGCGACTTTGGGCAAGCAAATTGAGAATCGGACGCTGGCGGGGATTGAGGAGATCGACGATGAGTTGATGAGTACCTATATTTACGATCGCACGGAGCAGGAGCAATGTAGTGATGCGACTCCACCGATCGAGATGCAGGCGCAAGAGGGCGAACGCCGGAAGTTAAGGCAGTTTCTCAAGGATGCTGGAGCAATTTCACCCAAGGACGATCGCAAGTTGCAGACGACGATTGCTTGGGTAAAGGCGCGGCTGGATGAGGGGTTAAATCCGATCGTTTGGTGTCGTTATTTGGCTACGGCTAAATATGTGTCCGAACAGCTTACGCAAGAATTAACGAAAAAGAAATCGTCTCAGGTGCGGATTATTGCGATTACGGGCGAACAGTCGGAAGACGAGCGCGAGGAACGGTTGGCAGAATTGGCAACTTATCCGCAGCGGGTGATGGTAGCAACCGACTGTTTGAGTGAGGGGGTAAACCTGCAAAATCACTTCCAGGCGGCGATTCACTACGATCTCCCGTGGAATCCGAATCGGTTGGAGCAGCGGGAAGGGCGGATCGATCGATATGGGCAAGCCGCACCAGTAGTTAAAACCTGCCTGCTGTATGGGAGCGATAATAAAATCGACTTGGCGGTATTGGATGTATTGATTCGCAAGGCGGTATCGATTCGGAAAACCTTGGGGATTACGGTACCTTTACCGATCGATAGCAGTACGATTCAGACGGCGATCTTCAAGTCGCTATTCGAGCAGCCCAGTAGCGTTCAACAACTCTCGCTGGATCTGTTTCAAGCTGGTTCCCCTGTGGCTGAAGTCCATAGCCGTTGGGATAAAGCGGTCGATCGCGAGAAGCAATCTCGGACTAAATTTGCCCAACAGAGCATTAAACCAGGTGAAATTGACACGGAATTACAAGCAGCCAATCGGATTCTCGGTAGTAGTGAGGATGTCGAACGTTTTGTCCGTACTGCTTGCGAACGGTTGGGGAATTCCCTCAAGCGGGAGAAGAAATATTGGGTAATGGCGACACCACCTCAGTGTCTGAAATCGATCGTCGAAAAGATTGTAGGCGACAAACCGCTCCAAATGACGTTTCAATCATCGCCGATCGATGGAGTGGAATACATCGGACGCAATCACCCGATCGTGGAAAGATTGGCAAGCTTTCTATTAGAGGAAACTTTGACGGATAAGCAGAACCCGACGGCGGCGCGATGTGGCTATGTGATTACCGATCGCGTGAAGGTGCGGACTAATTTACTGCTGTTGCGATTGCGGCACCTAATTGGGGATCTTGATGCTGGTGGTATTAGTACGCCGCCGTTAATGGCTGAGGAATGTATCGTGGCTGGTTTTACTGGTGCGCCCAGCAATCCGCAATGGTTATCGCCGGAAGCAGCGTTGGAACTGTTGCAGAGTGCGGAAGCAACTGCTAATGCTACTGATGGGCAAAAGCAGCGGGAAGTGAAGGATTTACTCGATCGATATCCAGAGTTATCGCCAGATCTGGAAATCTTGGCGCGGGAACGGGCTGAGGAGTTAGGAGATACATACGCCAGAATCAGGGCGATTACTAAAGGCAAGCGATCGATAGTTCATCCCCAAATGCCGATGGATTTGTTGGGATTGTTGATTTTGACTCCAGGATAA
- a CDS encoding Eco57I restriction-modification methylase domain-containing protein, with translation MQSTTTRPYQFEGNLFVSDITQDLISNDFKGQLPQDFQLDEKAKLADEIAAAWAIAKANWAAFQQSLDRLPADDVATTVTRNKWAIPLLMCLGYAPILTNAETIDNQSYAISHRVEEGEAKPPLHIVGCRVGLEKRPPSGTPRISAHGLMQEYLNRTEHLWGVVTNGYQWRLLRDSNLITRLTYVEFDLQQILNGENFAEFGLFYRLFHRSRLPQGMDDADKCLLEYYHQQTLQQGGRVRDKLRDGVESAIERLGNGFLEHPKNDELRAKCESGEIKATEFYRQLLMLIYRLLFLMVAEAREMLTDEDPEKRRIYQEYYSVDRLRRMSERPLFQSEGFQDLWCGLLVTFKLFDENWRGKVLGLSPLNGDLFGSSKLEYIENSKIDNYDLLLAIRSLSVYEYKGKNGKNKQIRRINYEAFNVEEIGSTYEILLDFCPQISTSEVLKFQLIKGSERKSTGSYYTPPELVAQLIKTTLDPVINEKLVNLNTISEKEAALLSITICDASCGSGHFLLAAARQLGKALAQVRTGEHQPGRKHIRKATRDVIQNCIYGVDLNPLSVDLCKVALWIEGYNKGYPLSFLDHRIKCGNSLVGVMDLDCLKEGIPEGAYTAVTGDNKAVATKLKKRNKEECKQLGQQNFFDTPVIQAERDRYTQNASEIGLTSEITASDVRAKQERYRASRHDSSWYRDYTLCNLWTAAFFMPLVSDLLPTTETLYRLMSEAPSQGVQEIADTVNKLAVEKFFFHWCLEFPEVFQDGGFSCILGNPPWERIKLQEKEFFAARDAEIANAQNKAVRERLIKQLPLNNPELLEEFELAKYDATAQGRFVRGSSRFTLTAVGDINTYSIFSETARRLIAPTGRAGIIVPTGIATDDTCKKFFGDLVQNQNLAALTDFENRDGLFPEIDRQIKFSLLITTKQPTPATKFSFFLTHPRQLEDKQRVFTLTPQDIALINPNTLTSPVFRTQADAELTRKIYQRVPILDNERTQVNPWGISFMTMFHMSNDSGSFQGSKSSDALPLYESKMLHQFDHRWATYERLDVRDASLNEKQNTDFQVTPRYWVDKQEIDNKLAGKWDKQWLLAFRKITKAVNERTAIFTLLPIAALGDSGQLMLVKISKPNLVACLQANLSSLVFDFVTRQKAGGTNFNFFIVKQLPVLPPESYTPQDIEFISSRVLELVYTAWDMQPFAQDMGYQGAPFVWNPERRAILRAELDAKYAKLYGLTRDELRYILDPSDIYGAEFPSETFRVLKNKEMKEYGEYRTQRLVLAAWDEMESGEIAQ, from the coding sequence GTGCAATCTACCACCACTCGCCCCTACCAATTTGAAGGAAATCTGTTTGTTTCCGACATCACCCAGGATCTAATCTCCAACGATTTTAAAGGTCAATTACCGCAAGACTTTCAACTCGATGAGAAGGCTAAATTAGCTGATGAAATTGCCGCAGCTTGGGCGATCGCTAAAGCAAACTGGGCAGCTTTCCAACAATCATTAGATCGCCTTCCGGCTGATGATGTGGCTACTACCGTCACGCGAAATAAGTGGGCGATTCCACTATTAATGTGTTTGGGTTATGCGCCAATCTTGACGAATGCTGAGACGATCGATAATCAGAGTTATGCGATTTCTCATCGGGTGGAGGAAGGGGAGGCTAAACCACCATTGCATATCGTCGGTTGTCGGGTGGGATTGGAAAAACGTCCGCCTAGTGGTACGCCGCGCATCTCCGCTCATGGATTGATGCAGGAATATCTCAACCGCACGGAGCATCTGTGGGGGGTGGTGACGAATGGTTATCAATGGCGACTGTTGCGAGATTCTAATTTGATTACCCGTTTGACTTATGTAGAATTCGATCTCCAGCAGATTTTGAATGGGGAAAACTTCGCCGAGTTTGGGTTATTTTATCGCCTGTTTCATCGATCGAGATTACCGCAAGGAATGGATGATGCGGATAAATGTCTGTTGGAATATTACCACCAACAAACCTTGCAACAGGGCGGACGGGTAAGGGATAAACTGCGAGATGGGGTGGAAAGTGCGATCGAGCGATTAGGTAATGGTTTTCTCGAACATCCTAAAAATGATGAATTACGGGCAAAATGTGAGAGTGGAGAAATTAAGGCGACAGAATTTTATCGTCAACTATTGATGTTGATTTATCGTCTACTATTTTTGATGGTGGCGGAAGCGCGTGAGATGTTGACTGATGAAGATCCAGAAAAGCGGCGAATTTATCAGGAATATTATAGTGTCGATCGATTGCGCCGAATGTCGGAACGACCTTTATTTCAGAGCGAAGGGTTTCAAGATTTATGGTGTGGCTTATTAGTTACATTTAAATTATTCGATGAAAATTGGCGGGGTAAAGTTCTTGGCTTATCTCCATTAAATGGCGACCTGTTTGGCTCTAGCAAATTAGAATATATTGAAAATTCTAAAATAGATAATTATGATTTACTTCTGGCGATTCGCAGTTTATCTGTTTACGAATACAAGGGTAAAAATGGAAAAAATAAACAAATTAGACGAATTAACTACGAGGCTTTCAACGTCGAAGAAATCGGCTCTACTTATGAAATTTTGTTGGATTTTTGCCCACAAATTTCGACTAGTGAAGTTCTCAAATTTCAATTAATTAAAGGTAGCGAACGTAAGTCTACAGGCTCATATTATACACCACCAGAATTAGTCGCACAATTAATCAAAACTACCTTAGATCCAGTAATCAATGAAAAGTTAGTCAATCTAAATACTATTTCCGAAAAAGAAGCCGCACTTTTGTCAATTACAATTTGTGATGCTAGTTGTGGCTCAGGACATTTCCTACTTGCAGCCGCTCGTCAACTAGGGAAAGCATTGGCACAGGTACGCACAGGAGAACATCAACCAGGACGTAAACATATTCGCAAAGCCACTCGTGATGTGATTCAAAACTGTATCTATGGCGTGGATCTAAATCCTCTGTCTGTGGATTTGTGTAAGGTGGCTTTGTGGATTGAGGGGTATAACAAGGGTTATCCGTTGAGCTTTTTGGATCACCGGATTAAATGCGGGAACTCTTTGGTAGGGGTGATGGATTTGGACTGTCTCAAGGAGGGGATTCCTGAAGGAGCGTATACGGCAGTGACAGGGGATAATAAAGCCGTTGCGACTAAGTTGAAGAAGCGAAATAAGGAAGAATGCAAGCAACTCGGACAGCAAAACTTCTTCGATACTCCAGTTATCCAAGCAGAACGCGATCGCTACACCCAGAATGCCAGTGAAATTGGTTTAACCTCAGAAATCACAGCCAGCGATGTTCGTGCCAAGCAGGAGCGATATCGAGCCAGTCGTCACGACTCCTCATGGTATCGGGATTACACGCTGTGTAATCTATGGACGGCGGCGTTTTTCATGCCGTTGGTGAGCGATTTGTTGCCTACGACTGAAACTCTATACAGGTTGATGTCAGAGGCTCCCAGCCAAGGTGTCCAAGAGATTGCGGATACAGTTAATAAACTGGCGGTGGAGAAGTTCTTCTTTCACTGGTGTCTGGAGTTTCCAGAAGTGTTTCAAGATGGTGGCTTTAGCTGCATTTTAGGGAATCCACCGTGGGAGCGAATTAAATTGCAGGAGAAGGAGTTCTTTGCAGCTCGTGATGCGGAGATTGCTAATGCTCAGAATAAAGCAGTCCGCGAACGACTGATTAAACAATTACCGCTCAATAATCCCGAACTGCTCGAAGAGTTTGAACTTGCTAAATATGATGCTACCGCTCAGGGGCGATTTGTACGCGGTTCGAGTCGCTTCACTTTAACAGCGGTAGGCGATATCAATACTTACAGCATTTTTAGTGAGACTGCGAGAAGGCTGATTGCGCCTACTGGGAGAGCAGGAATTATCGTACCTACGGGTATCGCTACGGATGACACCTGTAAAAAGTTCTTTGGCGATTTGGTACAAAATCAGAATTTAGCCGCTCTTACAGACTTCGAGAATCGTGATGGTTTATTTCCAGAGATAGATCGCCAAATTAAATTCTCTCTTCTCATCACTACAAAGCAACCTACCCCCGCAACTAAATTCTCCTTTTTCCTTACCCATCCCCGTCAATTAGAAGATAAACAGCGCGTATTTACCCTTACGCCTCAAGATATTGCCCTAATTAACCCTAATACTCTGACTTCTCCAGTATTTCGGACTCAGGCTGATGCGGAATTGACCCGCAAGATTTACCAAAGAGTACCAATTTTAGATAATGAGCGCACACAGGTTAATCCTTGGGGCATCTCATTTATGACGATGTTTCATATGTCGAATGATAGTGGTTCATTTCAAGGTAGTAAATCATCTGATGCTTTACCGCTATACGAATCCAAGATGCTACATCAGTTCGATCATCGATGGGCAACTTATGAAAGATTGGATGTTCGTGATGCGTCATTGAATGAGAAACAAAACACCGATTTTCAAGTTACTCCCCGTTACTGGGTGGATAAGCAAGAGATAGACAATAAGCTGGCTGGAAAATGGGATAAACAGTGGTTACTGGCGTTTAGAAAAATCACAAAGGCTGTTAATGAGCGAACAGCTATTTTTACATTGCTACCCATAGCCGCATTAGGTGATAGCGGACAGTTAATGCTAGTAAAGATAAGCAAACCAAATTTAGTAGCTTGTCTACAGGCTAATTTGAGTAGCTTGGTGTTTGATTTCGTTACTCGTCAGAAAGCAGGGGGAACTAACTTTAACTTTTTCATTGTCAAACAACTTCCTGTTCTCCCCCCAGAATCCTACACACCCCAAGACATCGAATTCATCAGCAGTCGCGTCCTCGAACTCGTCTACACCGCTTGGGATATGCAGCCCTTCGCCCAAGACATGGGTTATCAAGGCGCACCATTTGTGTGGAACCCAGAACGTCGTGCCATCCTCCGTGCGGAACTCGATGCCAAATACGCCAAACTGTATGGTTTAACCCGCGATGAATTGCGGTATATCCTCGATCCTAGCGATATCTATGGGGCAGAGTTTCCCAGTGAGACTTTCCGAGTATTGAAGAACAAGGAGATGAAGGAATACGGCGAATATCGCACTCAGCGGTTGGTATTGGCAGCGTGGGATGAAATGGAATCGGGGGAAATTGCTCAGTGA